TCACGGCAGCGTTCAACCTGTTCGATATCCAGCGTGGCTTTACGCGTGCGTGCGTGCAGGTAACGCTCATCGGTCAGCGCGTCGCTGGCCTGTTGCAAAAGCCATAGGCCGAACGCGTGCGGGCAACGCGGTCCGATGTCCTGAATCATGCCGTATTGCCGGGCCTGGAGGGCACTGACGGGCAGGCAGTCTTCGGTGAGCCTGTGCGCGACTTCAGCGCCGACGGCCCGTGGCAGGCTGTAGGTCCAGTATTCGGAACCATACAGTCCCATGCTTTTGTAATGCGGATTCAGGACGACGCCTTCGCGTGCCAACACGATATCGGCGGCCAGCGCGAGCATGACGCCGCCCGCGCCCGCACTGCCGGTCAGCCCACTGATCACCAGTTGCTCAGCGGTCAGAAGCTCCTGGCAGACATCGTCGATGGCTTGAATGTTGGCCCAGGCTTCCAGCCCCGGCACCTGGGCAGCCTGGATGACGTTAAGGTGAACCCCGTTGGAAAAGCTGCCGCGACCGCCCTTGATCAACAGCACCTGGGTGTCTCGCCCCTTGGCCCAGCGCAACGCAGCCACCAGCCGGTGGCATTGTTCAGTGCTCATGGCACCGTTGTAGAACTCAAACGTCAGTTCGCCGACGTGACCGAACTCGCGATAGCGAATCGGTTGATAGGCCTGCGGATTGAACGCCTGTTGAGCGATGGAACTATCGAGCACCGGAACACCGGCCAGGCCCTCGGCCAGGATATGTCGCGCCGGTTGCTTGAAGGTCTCCTCCCCTGGCTGGGCCTTGTGCTTGAGCGAGCCGATCCACAGGCTGTGATCCCCGGTAGCCACCAGCACGGCGTCGTCCTGTACCGCAAGGATTTCTCCCGGCGTGCCCTGACGTGAATCCAGGTGCGCGTCGTACAGGTAATATTGCCCGCCCTGGAGGCTGGCCAACACACCGGGCTGGCCATCGGCGGCATCGATGCTGCGCTTGATGAAGGCTGCGCAATCGAACCAACTGAAGGTGCGGTCAGCCTGGGTCA
This genomic stretch from Pseudomonas orientalis harbors:
- a CDS encoding hydrogenase maturation protein yields the protein MRSVKILLLSSAFNGLTQRAWLELRQAGHDPSVVVFTDEASVCRQVEDSGADLVICPFLKDRVPQQLWSHPRRPVVIIHPGIVGDRGASALDWAITGQVGRWGVTALQAVEEMDAGPIWSTCEFDMPADVRKSELYNGPVSDAAMVCIRDVVEKFAKGFVPVPLDYTQPGVIGRLQPNMTQADRTFSWFDCAAFIKRSIDAADGQPGVLASLQGGQYYLYDAHLDSRQGTPGEILAVQDDAVLVATGDHSLWIGSLKHKAQPGEETFKQPARHILAEGLAGVPVLDSSIAQQAFNPQAYQPIRYREFGHVGELTFEFYNGAMSTEQCHRLVAALRWAKGRDTQVLLIKGGRGSFSNGVHLNVIQAAQVPGLEAWANIQAIDDVCQELLTAEQLVISGLTGSAGAGGVMLALAADIVLAREGVVLNPHYKSMGLYGSEYWTYSLPRAVGAEVAHRLTEDCLPVSALQARQYGMIQDIGPRCPHAFGLWLLQQASDALTDERYLHARTRKATLDIEQVERCREQELAQMQLDMVQDRQQFAQKCRNFVLKRKTCRTPQRLIAAWALRFETPLPESPQGMAG